One Dermacentor silvarum isolate Dsil-2018 chromosome 10, BIME_Dsil_1.4, whole genome shotgun sequence genomic window carries:
- the LOC125940976 gene encoding uncharacterized protein LOC125940976, translating to MAAFAMKASALATQLDPTQARSWIDRTFSIADKIRSHLMSLYTSVTHTLTSIEFRRWLDACAHTFLHTDWIWLAVSSPIFLLLVPMGLSLVFRRWCSGKGRRSEKTRVTSALPRCLSRSTSVSRSGECKARFTLARCSVCHLSGSRHDADHCCTRGRTYGLADGRVMTKPVAVRLIQHWVRTKFQPWVLERVARSANTSRPQSETDWRDMDAGAIVVTLVDHDGPSTVGLEHPGDASLVEIHLDEPETVYEDPMDDVDGAAHSSPRCRGVATISSTRLLPSRNQIDGRLPDEAVPVLETIAVSPRDDQQ from the exons ATGGCGGCGTTTGCAATGAAGGCGAGCGCACTGGCAACGCAGCTGGACCCAACACAAGCCCGGTCATGGATTGACAGGACATTTTCTATA GCCGATAAAATTAGAAGCCATCTGATGTCCCTGTATACGAGTGTGACACACACTCTGACTAGCATCGAGTTCCGGCGTTGGCTGGATGCCTGCGCGCACACCTTTCTCCACACCGATTGGATCTGGCTGGCCGTATCGTCACCCATCTTCCTGCTTCTCGTACCGATGGGGCTGAGTTTGGTGTTTCGAAG gtggtgctcaggcaaaggTCGGCGCTCGGAGAAAACCAGGGTCACCAGTGCACTACCTCGCTGCCTCAGTAGATCTACCAGTGTCAGTCGATCTGGCGAGTGTAAAGCACGCTTTACGCTGGCCAGATGCAGCGTCTGTCATCTCAGTGGAAGCAGGCACGACGCCGACCACTGCTGCACCAGGGGTAGGACCTATG GGCTTGCCGATGGTCGCGTCATGACCAAGCCGGTCGCTGTGAGATTGATTCAGCATTGGGTCCGCACCAAGTTCCAGCCATGGGTCCTCGAACGGGTGGCTCGCAGCGCCAACACTTCACGCCCTCAGAGTGAGACAGACTGGAGAGACATGGACGCTGGTGCCATTGTCGTCACCCTGGTAGACCATGACGGCCCGTCGACCGTCGGACTCGAACATCCTGGCGATGCTTCCTTGGTGGAAATTCATTTGGACGAGCCCGAAACCGTGTACGAAGACCCCATGGACGACGTGGACGGTGCCGCTCACAGCTCGCCCAGATGTCGCGGGGTCGCGACGATTTCCTCTACGCGACTTCTGCCATCCAGAAACCAAATTGACGGGCGCTTACCGGACGAGGCAGTGCCGGTGCTCGAAACGATTGCGGTGTCTCCGCGAGATGACCAGCAGTGA
- the LOC119431908 gene encoding uncharacterized protein LOC119431908 — MSNMKGNKQAALKSISSPEEGNSVTRDSCPDLTLIKNVAEATWTNLGETLGSDHCILSTSISSSKIRRHLGAAHITDWPKFRNAPVPSGPIQSIHVWSEDIRQAYKTATETIHRTPEAPEVDRHLLKLWEKRNRLVGRWKRQRLNRSLRLRIAQLTEGAQTYATNLAQQNWQQFCESLRGTLGTSRTWAILRNLIDPSKSKSESTRTLKRIAHLFPGDNAALLLALRDKYIGTSTAPPCSATYQGEENPALDAPISEAEVYAAVRSCTRNTTAGADKINNAMIRNLSKAQIRDLTKYLNDSLWEKNEIPSEWKHSEIIVIPKPGKKPAVEALRPISLTSCLGKLYERVVQTRLQHYIEDNDLFHPSMIGFRSGLSTQDAFLLLKEEVLSNIPRGGEHLIMALDLKSALDNVSHEAILSELSNLNCGERTFQYVKTFLSNRTQVPNIGYTLYADDITIWTNTGSLAEKEDTLQAAAICVETEAIRCGLHCSPDKSEVIRIQGHHYKSPGNLNILLHGVPIREVPLIRILGLWLQSDGKANHTLQLLKTTTQQISKMIRRVARNRKGMREEDTIRLVQALVISRLSYGLPYLTLLRADFNKVNAMIRVAYKNALGLPPYTSNVSLEALGLNNTFEEIQEAVLLTQRERLLSTATGRHILKRIGYPADLDAIQSTTNIPTSYRARVHVAPLPKNMSQSHNEGRRNARVDYLKRTVGRSPRTVYVDAALYKDASNAAAAVVVDSSYEEVSSISIPHCTVTEAEAAAIVLAVQYGDATNRELQVITDSQAACRLLLAGGIPQKLARFTTNPLARNSSLKHQITWAPGHSGLEGNEAAGRLARGHTNRAATILDPTTTLPVPAAYGARLQHLRKQRQLYPPPHKGLNAQEARDWRQLQTNTFPNLHKYSIIFSEHYKDACPWCNERPTAYHVTWGCTGPKPPDIQTQQPEEQWEATLSSPDLATQRGLVIQARAAAKATGVLK; from the exons atgagcaatatgaaagggaacaagCAAGCTGCTCTCAAGAGCATCTCATCACCAGA GGAAGGCAACAGTGTCACCCGTGACTCatgccccgacctcaccctgatcAAGAACGTCGCCGAGGCCACGTGGACGAACCTAGGAGAAaccctgggcagcgaccactgtATACTCAGCACGTCCATATCATCTAGCAAAATTAGAAGACATCTGGGTGCCGCCCATATCACTGACTGGCCCAAATTCCGCAATGCACCCGTCCCGTCAGGTCCAATCCAGTCGATACACGTCTGGAGCGAGGACatcagacaggcatacaagacagCCACAGAAACAATACACCGCACACCGGAAGCCCCAGAGGTAGACCGCCACCTTCTCAAGCTATGGGAAAAGCGCAACCGGCTCGTGGGAAGATGGAAAAGGCAACGGCTAAACAGATCCCTCCGCCTGCGGATTGCACAGCTCACAGAGGGCGCTCAGACATACGCCACCAACCTAGCACAGCAAAACTGGCAACAGTTTTGTGAGTCACTGCGGGGAACGCTGGGAACCTCCCGTACGTGGGCAATCCTGCGGAACCTCATCGACCCCTCTAAATCAAAATCTGAATCTACACGCACCCTGAAGCGCATTGCTCACCTCTTTCCGGGAGACAACGCAGCCCTACTTCTTGCTCTAAGGGACAAATACATCGGCACCAGCACCGCGCCACCCTGCTCTGCGACCTATCAGGGTGAGGAAAATCCGGCACTCGACGCTCCCATCTCCGAAGCCGAGGTGTACGCCGCAGTACGATCGTGCACCCGAAATACTACGGCTGGAGCAGACAAAATTAACAACGCCATGATCCGCAACCTGAGCAAGGCACAGATCAGGGACCTCACCAAGTACCTGAACGACTCGCTCTGGGAGAAGAATGAAATTCCCTCCGAGTGGAAACACTCGGAGATCATAGTaatcccgaaaccgggcaagaagcCGGCAGTGGAAGCTCTAcgacctatatctctcacatcgTGCCTGGGCAAGCTCTACGAGCGAGTCGTCCAGACGCGCCTTCAACACTACATAGAAGATAACGacctttttcatccatccatgatTGGCTTCCGGTCGGGCCTGTCGACACAAGACGCCTTCCTTCTCCTGAAGGAGGAAGTACTCTCTAACATCCCGAGGGGTGGCGAACACCTCATTATGGCGCTGGATCTAAAAAGCGCGTTGGATAACGTGTCTCACGAGGCAATACTCTCCGAGCTCAGCAATCTCAACTGTGGCGAGCGCACCTTCCAATATGTCAAGActtttctgtccaaccgaacG CAGGTTCCGAACATCGGATACAccctgtatgcggacgacattacgatCTGGACAAACACCGGCTCTCTAGCCGAGAAGGAAGACACACTCCAAGCAGCAGCAATCTGCGTCGAAACAGAGGCCATTCGATGTGGACTCCACTGCTCCCCCGACAAATCCGAAGTGATCCGCATACAGGGACATCACTACAAATCGCCAGGCAACCTAAACATCCTCCTACATGGGGTCCCAATCCGGGAGGTACCACTCATCCGGATCCTGGGCCTCTGGCTGCAGAGCGACGGAAAGGCCAACCACACACTCCAACTGCTCAAGACTACAACACAGCAGATCTCTAAGATGATCCGCCGGGTGGCcagaaacagaaaaggcatgcGGGAGGAGGACACGATCCGTTTGGTGCAGGCACTGGTCATCAGCCGCCTTTCCTACGGGCTCCCTTACCTCACCCTGCTCCGAGCAGACTTCAACAAAGTTAATGCGATGATACGCGTAGCCTACAAGAACGCCCTCGGTCTCCCACCGTACACATCCAACGTCAGCTTGGAAGCTTTGGGACTAAATAACACGTTCGAGGAAATTCAGGAGGCGGTCCTCCTGACCCAGAGAGAACGCCTCCTGTCCACAGCGACAGGCCGACACATCCTAAAGCGCATCGGCTACCCGGCGGACCTTGACGCCATCCAGTCGACCACAAACATTCCGACATCGTACCGAGCCAGAGTACACGTGGCCCCGCTCCCAAAAAATATGTCACAATCCCACAACGAAGGCAGAAGAAACGCCCGAGTGGACTACCTCAAACGCACAGTGGGACGGAGCCCGAGGAcggtgtacgtggacgccgcCCTATATAAGGATGcatcgaacgcagcagcagccgtggtgGTGGACTCTTCTTACGAAGAAGTCTCCAGCATCTCCATCCCGCACTGCACCGTCACAGAAGCGGAAGCTGCGGCGATCGTGCTGGCCGTTCAGTACGGGGACGCGACCAACCGAGAACTTCAAGTAATAACCGACTCCCAAGCGGCGTGTCGGCTCCTTCTTGCAGGCGGAATACCTCAGAAATTAGCTAGGTTCACGACTAATCCATTGGCTAGAAATTCATCGCTCAAACATCAGATCACGTGGGCTCCGGGGCACTCGGGGCTGGAGGGTAACGAGGCCGCGGGCAGGCTAGCTCGAGGTCACACAAACCGAGCGGCCACAATCCTCGATCCCACTACTACCCTCCCCGTACCTGCGGCTTACGGCGCGCGACTTCAACACTTGCGCAAACAACGTCAGCTTTACCCCCCACCACACAAGGGGCTAAATGCACAGGAAGCACGGGACTGGAGACAGCTCCAAACCAACACCTTCCCCAACTTACACAAATACAGCATTATCTTCTCAGAACACTACAAAGACGCATGCCCATGGTGCAACGAACGACCCACCGCCTACCACGTCACGTGGGGGTGTACAGGCCCCAAACCGCCAGACATACAAACACAACAAccggaggagcagtgggaggccactctGTCCAGCCCCGACCTAGCAACCCAGCGCGGACTGGTAATCCAGGCGAGAGCGGCAGCCAAGGCCACTGGGGTCTTGAAATGA